In the genome of Planctomyces sp. SH-PL62, the window GATCCTCGGCCGCAGGGGGGCGTCCTCGACGCGGGGGAACTTCGGCGCGGGGGAGTCGAGGAGCTTGGGGTCGGAGGGGGCCGGCAGGTCGTTGGAATAGAGCGAGACGACGACGTCGGTGGGCTTCAAAAGCGGGACGGCGTCGCGGGTCAGGATCCAGAGGTGCGGCAGGCTGGCGGCGATCGCGCCCAGGTTGATCACCTCGGCCGGGGTCCCCTCGCGGGCCAGGATCCGCGACCACTCGGCGGTGATCGTCCCCGAATCGTCGACCCCCTCCCCTTCGACCAGGCTGTCACCGATCACCAGGATCCGCCGACGCCCCGGCTCGGGGTCGATGCGGAAGTCCGGGCCGCGGAAGCCGTAAATGTTAAGGTTATGAACTTCCGAGAATCCGTCCGGCCGGCTCTCCACCAGGAGCCGATCGTAGACCAGCCCGCGCTCCATCGCGCGGCCGATCTGCGGGTGCGACTGCGCCATCTGCTGGTAGTTGATCCGGTTGAACCCGACGACCTCGGGCGCCGGGAAGAGCACGCGGAACAGCGCCTCCTGGGCGATCGCGATCGCCAGCAGCGTGACGAGCCGGAACAGCCACCGGCGGCGCCTCGAAAGCCGGGCGACCGGCCTCGGCGAGATCGGGATCGATTCGGCGCTCGTCGGCGAAGTCATGCGGTCGGGCCTCTCGTTCGGACGCTCGGTCGAGGACTCGGGTGCGGGCCGTTCCCTCCCTTTTTACCTGACCGCCACGGGTTTTGGGGAGCCATCGTAACGGCCTTCCCCCCTCGCGGGGGAAGGTGGCCCGAAGGGCCGGATGAGGGGAAGACCAGCACGAAGGCCGCGGGCGTTTCGTGCGGCCGGGCTGCGAATCCCGACGGCCCCCATGCTTCGCGTCCCCCTCATCTGACGCCTTCGGCGTCCGTCTTCCCCCGCGAGGGGCTTACAAGGGGAGGTATTTTCGCAACTACTGGTTTTGAGAGAGGTTGCCGATCGTGATTTCGGGGCTTCGGATCGACGCCCGAGTTCACCGTTCGTGGAGAACCCCGTGATTTACGGGGCCAGATCACGGCGGCGTTTTGGCACATGATTAATCGACTTCCGTAACGGCCGCGATTCCGTGCGATTTGTCCACGCAACCTGTTCCAGCCCAGAATCTTGCAGAATACCTCCCCCTACAAGCCCGCGAGGGGGGAAGATCGTTCCACGTCGAGCCCCCCCAAAATCCGTGACGGTCAGCTTTTCACGGCGGAGATCACGCCTCGTCGGCCCGCTCCTCGCCCGCCGACAGGACGATCTCGACGCGGCGACGGCGGCCGTCGTCCACCAGGGGGATTTCCGGGAGCGCCTGGGCCTCGCCGTCGACGGCGACCCGCGCGGGGCCCGGCTCGCGGCCTTCCGGGTTGAGGACGTGGATCTCGTAGACGGTCTCGCCGAAGCGGTAGTCGACCTGGAACCGTTCCCAGGACGCGGGGACGCGGGGGTCGACGACGAGGCGGTCGCCCCGGCGACGGACGCCGAGGAGGGTCTCCAGGCCGACCTGATAGAGCCATCCCGCCGCGCCGGTGTACCAGGTCCAGCCGGCGCGGCCGGCGTGCGGGGGCTGGCTGAAAACGTCTCCGGCCAGGACGTAGGGTTCTCCCTTGTATCGGGAAACGCCCTCTCGATCGAGCGTGTGGTTGATCGGGTTGAGGTCCTGGAACCGGCGAAGGGCCTCGTCCCGGCGTCCCTGGAGGGCGAGGGCCTGGACGAACCAGGCGGCGGCGTGGGTGTACTGGGCGCCGTTCTCGCGCGTGCCGGGGACGTAGCCCT includes:
- a CDS encoding SGNH/GDSL hydrolase family protein; the encoded protein is MTSPTSAESIPISPRPVARLSRRRRWLFRLVTLLAIAIAQEALFRVLFPAPEVVGFNRINYQQMAQSHPQIGRAMERGLVYDRLLVESRPDGFSEVHNLNIYGFRGPDFRIDPEPGRRRILVIGDSLVEGEGVDDSGTITAEWSRILAREGTPAEVINLGAIAASLPHLWILTRDAVPLLKPTDVVVSLYSNDLPAPSDPKLLDSPAPKFPRVEDAPLRPRIVDLIDRAIFEKPIHRRWPHLPIRFFAPVPDGTNPWSYGQPRPTALREELYEDMKAGRLNPWLYAQSQDAPRQLSRDYATEGSPVLFLDRMAQVCRSVGARMIVAYTPFCGVVHPRYAGALVELGMDRETAEALAVDPKYRGQNRVMAAACAELGLPLADATAALEAAEAVGPQYWAYDTHPNAQGYAVIARRIHEVWKQAVAGSPPRAEAPPSP